From a region of the Mytilus galloprovincialis chromosome 3, xbMytGall1.hap1.1, whole genome shotgun sequence genome:
- the LOC143068392 gene encoding protein sel-1 homolog 1-like isoform X2 — protein sequence MKRTGYKTNTSVIFSLEIVFLVCLCVSLTNAENQQVSKEDVKPEKITTEIPQAPKEDLKSEQDINTNTDKTVNTKEKEAKEVVEEKPLSPEELKAEELYKQGEGLINETFQKDYHQAHQFFKMAADLNHTKALEHIAFAYLFGDYMPQSIEKAKELFVDLSNRGSPRGQLGMGFLSSAGIAVNSSQAKGLIFYTFSSLGGDPLAQMTLGYRYWSGIGVETKCESALTYYKKAASTVADAVTFSSGPAIQRIRLHEEAENQNSGQSALMDDDLLQYYHFLADKGDVQAQVVLGQLYYQGGRGVPVDHERALHYFMMAAESGNANALAYLGKMYTEGSAAVEQNNQTAMMYFKNAADKGNAVGQTGLGMMYMYGKGVAKDFNKAYKYFQLAADQGWVDGQLQLGIMYFSGKGVRRDYKMAVKYFNLAAQGGHVLAYFNLAQMHATGTGVLRNCHTAVEFFKNVAERGRWASMLQEAHTLYKEGNVHQALMKYTFLADLGYEVAQSNVAYILDNGEVGLFVEDEIYQRALLHWGRAASQGSTIARLKMGDYHYYGYGTKVDYESAASQYRLASEQQHNAQAMFNLGYMHEQGLGLKQDLHLAKRFYDMAAETSIDAKVPVMLALFKLGVFYGADVFNKEIEEMNNFFQKLDPRYLFGPDWDMYLITFFALAIGLIILLRRIR from the exons ATGAAGAGAACTGGTTATAAAACCAACACCAGTGTCATATTCTCATTGGAAATAGTTTTTCTGGTTTGTTTATGCGTTTCATTAACTAATGCTGAAAACCAACAGGTCTCAAAAGAAGATGTAAAACCAGAAAAAATAACCACAGAAATTCCACAGGCACCTAAGGAAGACTTAAAATCAGAACAAGACATTAACACCAATACTGATAAAACTGTAAATACAAAAG aaaagGAAGCAAAAGAAGTTGTAGAAGAAAAGCCCTTGTCACCAGAAGAACTGAAAG CTGAAGAACTCTACAAGCAAGGAGAGGGTCTTATAAATGAAACATTCCAAAAAGACTACCATCA AGCACACCAATTCTTCAAGATGGCTGCTGATCTGAATCATACAAAAGCTTTAGAACATATTGCTTTTGCCTACCTGTTTGGAGATTATATGCCACAGAGTATTGAAAAAGCTAAAGAATTATTTGTTGATTTGTCAAACAGAGGGTCACCAAGAGGACAATTG GGAATGGGATTTCTCAGTAGTGCAGGAATTGCAGTCAACTCCAGCCAGGCAAAG ggTTTGATATTCTACACATTTTCTTCACTTGGAGGAGATCCATTGGCACAGATGACTTTA GGTTACAGATATTGGTCTGGTATAGGAGTAGAGACCAAATGTGAATCTGCATTAACTTATTACAAGAAAGCAGCATCAACTG TGGCAGATGCTGTAACATTTTCGAGTGGTCCTGCCATACAGAGAATCAGATTACATGAAGAAGCAGAGAATCAAAACTCAGGTCAAAGTGCATTGATGGATGATGATTTACTACAGTATTATCACTTTCTAGCAGACAAAGGCGATGTGCAGGCTCAG GTTGTACTTGGACAGCTGTATTACCAAGGTGGAAGAGGAGTCCCAGTAGATCATGAG AGAGCTTTACATTATTTCATGATGGCAGCAGAGTCTGGGAATGCCAATGCTCTGGCTTATCTAGGAAAG ATGTATACAGAAGGTAGTGCAGCAGTGGAACAAAATAACCAGACAGCCATGATGTACTTCAAGAATGCAGCAGATAAG GGAAATGCAGTAGGCCAGACAGGTCTTggaatgatgtacatgtatggtaAAGGTGTGGCAAAG GATTTTAATAAGGCTTATAAATATTTCCAACTAGCAGCAGACCAAGGATGGGTAGATGGACAGTTACAGCTTGGTATCATGTACTTTA GTGGTAAAGGAGTAAGAAGGGATTATAAAATGGCAGTGAAATACTTTAACTTGGCTGCTCAAGGAGGACATGTATTAGCTTATTTTAACCTAGCACAGATGCATGCTACAGGGACAGGGGTACTAAGGAATTGTCATACAGCTGTAGAG tttttcaaAAATGTGGCAGAAAGGGGACGCTGGGCTTCTATGTTACAAGAAGCTCACACTCTGTATAAAGAAGGAAATGTGCATCAGgctttaatgaaatatacattCCTAGCAGATTTAGGATACGAAGTGGCTCAATCAAATGTGGCATATATTTTGGATAATG GAGAAGTTGGATTATTTGTTGAAGATGAAATTTATCAGCGAGCTTTACTCCACTGGGGTAGAGCTGCTTCCCAAGGATCTACCATAGCAAGGCTCAAGATGGGAGATTATCATTACTATGGTTACGGTACTAAAGTAGACTATGAATCAGCAGCTAGTCAGTACAGACTAGCATCTGAACAGCAACATAATGCTCAGGCCATGTTTAATCTGGGATATATGCATGAACAGGGTCTTGGTCTTAAACAG GATCTCCATCTAGCCAAAAGATTTTATGACATGGCTGCAGAGACCAGTATAGATGCTAAAGTTCCTGTCATGTTAGCTTTGTTTAAATTAGGAGTATTTTATGGTGCTGATGTATTTAATAAAGAA ATAGAAGAAATGAATAATTTTTTCCAAAAACTAGATCCGAGATATTTATTTGGTCCTGACTGGGATATGTATCTAATAACATTTTTTGCATTGGCAATAggattaattattttattacgGAGAATAAGATAA
- the LOC143068392 gene encoding protein sel-1 homolog 1-like isoform X1, producing the protein MNQNDINKETVNANVIKDQIGESHKNDKEDTGPNSKPGPSSEKGEGFPASAVGTNDHADNKIERSGSKDDTKPGENVNQANNEKMWEKDNDANKIPGDQPTNFEEVELKKNVEDTLSEEDYDQWLNDHSIESTTESVESGREPEDGTDTAEKEAKEVVEEKPLSPEELKAEELYKQGEGLINETFQKDYHQAHQFFKMAADLNHTKALEHIAFAYLFGDYMPQSIEKAKELFVDLSNRGSPRGQLGMGFLSSAGIAVNSSQAKGLIFYTFSSLGGDPLAQMTLGYRYWSGIGVETKCESALTYYKKAASTVADAVTFSSGPAIQRIRLHEEAENQNSGQSALMDDDLLQYYHFLADKGDVQAQVVLGQLYYQGGRGVPVDHERALHYFMMAAESGNANALAYLGKMYTEGSAAVEQNNQTAMMYFKNAADKGNAVGQTGLGMMYMYGKGVAKDFNKAYKYFQLAADQGWVDGQLQLGIMYFSGKGVRRDYKMAVKYFNLAAQGGHVLAYFNLAQMHATGTGVLRNCHTAVEFFKNVAERGRWASMLQEAHTLYKEGNVHQALMKYTFLADLGYEVAQSNVAYILDNGEVGLFVEDEIYQRALLHWGRAASQGSTIARLKMGDYHYYGYGTKVDYESAASQYRLASEQQHNAQAMFNLGYMHEQGLGLKQDLHLAKRFYDMAAETSIDAKVPVMLALFKLGVFYGADVFNKEIEEMNNFFQKLDPRYLFGPDWDMYLITFFALAIGLIILLRRIR; encoded by the exons ATGAatcaaaatgatataaataagGAAACTGTCAATGCTAATGTTATTAAGGATCAAATAGGTGAATCtcataaaaatgataaagaaGACACTGGTCCAAATTCTAAACCTGGGCCTTCTTCTGAAAAGGGAGAAGGCTTTCCTGCTAGTGCAGTAGGAACAAATGACCATGCAGATAACAAAATTGAAAGATCAGGATCAAAAGATGATACAAAACCAGGAGAGAATGTAAACCAGGCTAATAATGAGAAGATGTGGGAGAAAGATAATGATGCAAACAAAATCCCAGGTGATCAGCCAACAAATTTTGAAGAGGTTGAACTGAAGAAAAATGTTGAAGATACCTTGTCTGAGGAAGATTATGATCAGTGGTTAAATGATCATAGTATAGAATCAACGACAGAGTCTGTTGAATCAGGAAGGGAACCAGAAGACGGTACAGATACTGCAG aaaagGAAGCAAAAGAAGTTGTAGAAGAAAAGCCCTTGTCACCAGAAGAACTGAAAG CTGAAGAACTCTACAAGCAAGGAGAGGGTCTTATAAATGAAACATTCCAAAAAGACTACCATCA AGCACACCAATTCTTCAAGATGGCTGCTGATCTGAATCATACAAAAGCTTTAGAACATATTGCTTTTGCCTACCTGTTTGGAGATTATATGCCACAGAGTATTGAAAAAGCTAAAGAATTATTTGTTGATTTGTCAAACAGAGGGTCACCAAGAGGACAATTG GGAATGGGATTTCTCAGTAGTGCAGGAATTGCAGTCAACTCCAGCCAGGCAAAG ggTTTGATATTCTACACATTTTCTTCACTTGGAGGAGATCCATTGGCACAGATGACTTTA GGTTACAGATATTGGTCTGGTATAGGAGTAGAGACCAAATGTGAATCTGCATTAACTTATTACAAGAAAGCAGCATCAACTG TGGCAGATGCTGTAACATTTTCGAGTGGTCCTGCCATACAGAGAATCAGATTACATGAAGAAGCAGAGAATCAAAACTCAGGTCAAAGTGCATTGATGGATGATGATTTACTACAGTATTATCACTTTCTAGCAGACAAAGGCGATGTGCAGGCTCAG GTTGTACTTGGACAGCTGTATTACCAAGGTGGAAGAGGAGTCCCAGTAGATCATGAG AGAGCTTTACATTATTTCATGATGGCAGCAGAGTCTGGGAATGCCAATGCTCTGGCTTATCTAGGAAAG ATGTATACAGAAGGTAGTGCAGCAGTGGAACAAAATAACCAGACAGCCATGATGTACTTCAAGAATGCAGCAGATAAG GGAAATGCAGTAGGCCAGACAGGTCTTggaatgatgtacatgtatggtaAAGGTGTGGCAAAG GATTTTAATAAGGCTTATAAATATTTCCAACTAGCAGCAGACCAAGGATGGGTAGATGGACAGTTACAGCTTGGTATCATGTACTTTA GTGGTAAAGGAGTAAGAAGGGATTATAAAATGGCAGTGAAATACTTTAACTTGGCTGCTCAAGGAGGACATGTATTAGCTTATTTTAACCTAGCACAGATGCATGCTACAGGGACAGGGGTACTAAGGAATTGTCATACAGCTGTAGAG tttttcaaAAATGTGGCAGAAAGGGGACGCTGGGCTTCTATGTTACAAGAAGCTCACACTCTGTATAAAGAAGGAAATGTGCATCAGgctttaatgaaatatacattCCTAGCAGATTTAGGATACGAAGTGGCTCAATCAAATGTGGCATATATTTTGGATAATG GAGAAGTTGGATTATTTGTTGAAGATGAAATTTATCAGCGAGCTTTACTCCACTGGGGTAGAGCTGCTTCCCAAGGATCTACCATAGCAAGGCTCAAGATGGGAGATTATCATTACTATGGTTACGGTACTAAAGTAGACTATGAATCAGCAGCTAGTCAGTACAGACTAGCATCTGAACAGCAACATAATGCTCAGGCCATGTTTAATCTGGGATATATGCATGAACAGGGTCTTGGTCTTAAACAG GATCTCCATCTAGCCAAAAGATTTTATGACATGGCTGCAGAGACCAGTATAGATGCTAAAGTTCCTGTCATGTTAGCTTTGTTTAAATTAGGAGTATTTTATGGTGCTGATGTATTTAATAAAGAA ATAGAAGAAATGAATAATTTTTTCCAAAAACTAGATCCGAGATATTTATTTGGTCCTGACTGGGATATGTATCTAATAACATTTTTTGCATTGGCAATAggattaattattttattacgGAGAATAAGATAA